One segment of Theobroma cacao cultivar B97-61/B2 chromosome 9, Criollo_cocoa_genome_V2, whole genome shotgun sequence DNA contains the following:
- the LOC18588021 gene encoding myb-related protein Myb4, with protein sequence MGRAPCCDKANVKRGPWSPEEDATLKSYIETHGTGGNWIALPQKAGLKRCGKSCRLRWLNYLRPDIKHGGFTEEEDNIICTLYSQMGSRWSLIASQLPGRTDNDVKNYWNTKLKKKLASGKSCFNMSKTINNDLVPAANTNISTQPGSAAALQPCLPKAEPYNLDYSTSHSQISAPLPILSDVGYGFSISSVQNLPLNPVVHFSRPEAVTHLSQSGATMENSLIVTSSQEGSSISDSTSLAMESKPVSMPGNGYVDDTGNILMDQFSYEFPYEFVNGIWSQEKAGEVVPSCYDSLADFPHADIKPRGLNQSVANRY encoded by the exons ATGGGGAGAGCTCCATGCTGTGACAAAGCAAACGTGAAGAGAGGCCCTTGGTCCCCTGAAGAAGACGCCACCCTTAAGAGCTATATTGAGACTCATGGCACTGGTGGTAACTGGATCGCTTTGCCCCAAAAAGCTG GCCTTAAGCGATGTGGAAAGAGTTGCCGATTGCGATGGCTGAATTATCTGAGACCAGACATCAAACATGGGGGTTTTACCGAAGAGGAGGACAACATAATATGCACTCTCTATAGTCAAATGGGAAGCAG ATGGTCCCTCATAGCTTCTCAGCTGCCTGGAAGAACAGACAATGATGTGAAAAACTATTGGAATACCAAGTTAAAGAAGAAGCTTGCGTCTGGGAAATCATGCTTCAATATGAGCAAGACTATTAACAATGATCTCGTCCCTGCTGCCAACACTAATATTTCTACTCAACCAGGCTCAGCAGCAGCTTTACAGCCTTGTTTACCAAAAGCTGAACCTTACAATCTGGATTATTCAACCTCACACTCTCAGATTTCAGCACCATTGCCAATTTTATCTGATGTTGGTTATGGATTCTCTATCAGTAGTGTTCAAAACTTGCCTTTAAACCCGGTCGTGCACTTTTCTCGCCCAGAAGCAGTCACCCATCTGTCACAATCAGGTGCAACTATGGAGAACAGTCTCATTGTTACCTCATCTCAAGAAGGCTCCAGCATTTCGGATTCTACTTCTCTGGCTATGGAGAGCAAGCCTGTCTCAATGCCTGGTAACGGATATGTCGATGACACGGGCAACATTTTGATGGATCAGTTCAGCTACGAGTTCCCTTATGAATTTGTCAATGGCATTTGGAGTCAAGAGAAAGCCGGGGAGGTTGTTCCAAGTTGCTACGATAGTTTAGCTGATTTTCCCCATGCTGACATAAAGCCTCGAGGACTGAATCAAAGTGTTGCTAACCGATATTGA
- the LOC18588022 gene encoding vacuolar protein sorting-associated protein 32 homolog 1, with protein sequence METLANYQLSIHDQEHKRDLDKTMDEIDEQTEEHDETVPGDIVSTKLVQLLIMMRYCFVQDELEAELGEHEGAYLEEQASPGGHSCPCTSCICPMYQLMKSTSLLLYRQG encoded by the exons ATGGAGACGCTTGCTAATTACCAGTTGAGCATTCATGATCAA GAACATAAAAGAGATCTGGACAAAACAATGGATGAGATCGATGAGCAAACTGAGGAGCATGATGAAACAGTTCCAGGAGACATTGTCAGCACCAAATTGGTGCAGCTGCTGATTATGATGAGGTATTGTTTCGTGCAG GATGAATTGGAAGCTGAGCTTGGAGAACATGAAGGAGCCTACTTGGAGGAACAGGCTTCTCCAGGCGGCCACAGTTGCCCCTGTACCAGTTGTATCTGTCCCATGTACCAGTTGATGAAGTCGACGAGCTTGCTGCTTTACAGACAGGGATGA
- the LOC18588023 gene encoding clathrin interactor EPSIN 1 isoform X1 produces the protein MDFMKALDQTVREIKREVNLKVLKVPEIEQKVLDATDNEPWGPHGTALAELAQATKKFTECQMVMNVLWTRLAETGKDWRYVYKALAVIEYLISHGSERAVDDIIEHTFQISSLTSFEYVEPSGKDVGLNVRKKAETIVGLLNNKEKIQEARNKAAANRDKYVGLSSTGITYKSGAASYTSGGYHGGGDRYGGLSTTRESDSYRDSYKEKDRYGEEKYDTDTYVKSRRGTASGSQGNSSKESTRPGSKDPKNKFSSKLSDSNKYSQSASTPSNNYDADDFDDFDPRGTSSSKPAAGSSNQVDLFGQSLIDDLFDAPASVPTEKSAVNTDSTEVDLFADATFVSAPTKVATEASPKAQEQVDLFASQPAITPAASPTVDLFATTDPVVQPDTIAPKSEPEHANIVDPFAAVPLNNFDGSDIFGSFTSHSDSASKEPTQNPIIDGNLNNLSTKSSQDSKSPQKKDTFQVKSGIWADSLSRGIIDLNISAPKKVSLADVGIVGGLTDVDEREKGPPTTSFYMGRAMGTGSGLGKTGFASTQAAAADDFFSSLGSQQYQFGSFKK, from the exons ATGGATTTCATGAAGGCCCTCGATCAAACGGTTCGCGAAAT CAAGAGGGAGGTTAACCTAAAGGTATTGAAGGTTCCGGAGATCGAACAGAAG GTACTAGATGCAACAGATAATGAACCATGGGGTCCTCATGGTACTGCATTGGCAGAATTAGCACAAGCgacaaaaaaatt CACTGAATGTCAGATGGTTATGAATGTTCTTTGGACAAGACTGGCTGAGACTGGAAAAGACTGGCGCTATGTCTACAAG GCATTGGCTGTTATAGAATATTTGATTTCCCATGGATCTGAACGTGCGGTTGATGACATAATAGAACATACTTTCCAGATTTCT TCCCTCACAAGTTTTGAATATGTTGAGCCAAGTGGGAAAGATGTGGGACTCAATGTCCGGAAGAAAGCAGAAACTATAGTGGGACTTTtgaataataaagaaaaaatacaaGAAGCTAGAAATAAAGCTGCTGCAAACCGTGACAA GTATGTTGGCCTATCATCTACTGGCATTACTTATAAGTCTGGTGCAGCCTCATATACTAGTGGTGGCTACCATGGTGGTGGGGATAGGTATGGAGGCCTAAGTACCACAAGAGAAAGTGACAGCTATAGAGACAGTTATAAAGAGAAGGACCGATATGGAGAAGAAAAGTATGATACAGATACCTATGTGAAGTCACGTCGAGGGACTGCAAGTGGAAGCCAAGGGAATTCCTCAAAGGAGTCTACACGTCCTGGCAG CAAGGATCCAAAGAATAAATTCTCTTCAAAGTTGAGTGATTCCAATAAATACAGTCAAAGCGCAAGCACCCcttcaaataattatgatgctgatgattttgatgatttcgATCCCAGGGGAACATCCAGTTCta AGCCAGCGGCTGGAAGTTCTAACCAAGTGGATCTATTTGGACAAAGTTTGATTGATGACCTCTTCGATGCACCAGCATCTGTCCCTACGGAAAAGTCTGCTGTGAATACTGATTCAACAGAAGTTGATCTATTTGCTGATGCAACTTTTGTGTCAGCACCAACTAAAGTGGCAACCGAAGCAAGTCCTAAAGCTCAG GAACAGGTTGATCTATTTGCTTCCCAGCCTGCCATCACTCCTGCAGCCTCTCCAACTGTTGACCTCTTTGCCACCACCGATCCAGTTGTGCAACCAGACACCATTGCACCGAAGTCTGAGCCAGAACATGCTAACATTGTTGATCCATTTGCTGCTGTTCCACTGAACAATTTTGATGGATCTGACATTTTTGGTTCATTCACTTCTCATTCTGATTCAGCTTCAAAAGAACCAACACAGAATCCCATTATTGATGGAAACCTTAACAACTTGAGCACCAAATCATCACAAGACTCTAAATCTCCTCAAAAGAAGGATACTTTCCAGGTGAAGTCTGGAATTTGGGCTGATTCACTGAGCCGTGGGATAATTGATCTTAACATATCTGCTC CCAAGAAGGTTTCGCTAGCAGATGTTGGAATCGTCGGGGGATTGACCGATGTAgatgaaagagagaaaggaccTCCAACAACTTCATTTTACATGGGGAGAGCAATGGGTACTGGGTCTGGTCTTGGTAAAACTGGGTTCGCATCTACACAAGCAGCTGCTGCTGATGATTTCTTCTCAAGCCTTGGCAGCCAACAATATCAATTTGGTAGCTTTAAGAAGTAA
- the LOC18588023 gene encoding clathrin interactor EPSIN 1 isoform X2 → MDFMKALDQTVREIKREVNLKVLKVPEIEQKVLDATDNEPWGPHGTALAELAQATKKFTECQMVMNVLWTRLAETGKDWRYVYKALAVIEYLISHGSERAVDDIIEHTFQISSLTSFEYVEPSGKDVGLNVRKKAETIVGLLNNKEKIQEARNKAAANRDKYVGLSSTGITYKSGAASYTSGGYHGGGDRYGGLSTTRESDSYRDSYKEKDRYGEEKYDTDTYVKSRRGTASGSQGNSSKESTRPGSKDPKNKFSSKLSDSNKYSQSASTPSNNYDADDFDDFDPRGTSSSKPAAGSSNQVDLFGQSLIDDLFDAPASVPTEKSAVNTDSTEVDLFADATFVSAPTKVATEASPKAQVDLFASQPAITPAASPTVDLFATTDPVVQPDTIAPKSEPEHANIVDPFAAVPLNNFDGSDIFGSFTSHSDSASKEPTQNPIIDGNLNNLSTKSSQDSKSPQKKDTFQVKSGIWADSLSRGIIDLNISAPKKVSLADVGIVGGLTDVDEREKGPPTTSFYMGRAMGTGSGLGKTGFASTQAAAADDFFSSLGSQQYQFGSFKK, encoded by the exons ATGGATTTCATGAAGGCCCTCGATCAAACGGTTCGCGAAAT CAAGAGGGAGGTTAACCTAAAGGTATTGAAGGTTCCGGAGATCGAACAGAAG GTACTAGATGCAACAGATAATGAACCATGGGGTCCTCATGGTACTGCATTGGCAGAATTAGCACAAGCgacaaaaaaatt CACTGAATGTCAGATGGTTATGAATGTTCTTTGGACAAGACTGGCTGAGACTGGAAAAGACTGGCGCTATGTCTACAAG GCATTGGCTGTTATAGAATATTTGATTTCCCATGGATCTGAACGTGCGGTTGATGACATAATAGAACATACTTTCCAGATTTCT TCCCTCACAAGTTTTGAATATGTTGAGCCAAGTGGGAAAGATGTGGGACTCAATGTCCGGAAGAAAGCAGAAACTATAGTGGGACTTTtgaataataaagaaaaaatacaaGAAGCTAGAAATAAAGCTGCTGCAAACCGTGACAA GTATGTTGGCCTATCATCTACTGGCATTACTTATAAGTCTGGTGCAGCCTCATATACTAGTGGTGGCTACCATGGTGGTGGGGATAGGTATGGAGGCCTAAGTACCACAAGAGAAAGTGACAGCTATAGAGACAGTTATAAAGAGAAGGACCGATATGGAGAAGAAAAGTATGATACAGATACCTATGTGAAGTCACGTCGAGGGACTGCAAGTGGAAGCCAAGGGAATTCCTCAAAGGAGTCTACACGTCCTGGCAG CAAGGATCCAAAGAATAAATTCTCTTCAAAGTTGAGTGATTCCAATAAATACAGTCAAAGCGCAAGCACCCcttcaaataattatgatgctgatgattttgatgatttcgATCCCAGGGGAACATCCAGTTCta AGCCAGCGGCTGGAAGTTCTAACCAAGTGGATCTATTTGGACAAAGTTTGATTGATGACCTCTTCGATGCACCAGCATCTGTCCCTACGGAAAAGTCTGCTGTGAATACTGATTCAACAGAAGTTGATCTATTTGCTGATGCAACTTTTGTGTCAGCACCAACTAAAGTGGCAACCGAAGCAAGTCCTAAAGCTCAG GTTGATCTATTTGCTTCCCAGCCTGCCATCACTCCTGCAGCCTCTCCAACTGTTGACCTCTTTGCCACCACCGATCCAGTTGTGCAACCAGACACCATTGCACCGAAGTCTGAGCCAGAACATGCTAACATTGTTGATCCATTTGCTGCTGTTCCACTGAACAATTTTGATGGATCTGACATTTTTGGTTCATTCACTTCTCATTCTGATTCAGCTTCAAAAGAACCAACACAGAATCCCATTATTGATGGAAACCTTAACAACTTGAGCACCAAATCATCACAAGACTCTAAATCTCCTCAAAAGAAGGATACTTTCCAGGTGAAGTCTGGAATTTGGGCTGATTCACTGAGCCGTGGGATAATTGATCTTAACATATCTGCTC CCAAGAAGGTTTCGCTAGCAGATGTTGGAATCGTCGGGGGATTGACCGATGTAgatgaaagagagaaaggaccTCCAACAACTTCATTTTACATGGGGAGAGCAATGGGTACTGGGTCTGGTCTTGGTAAAACTGGGTTCGCATCTACACAAGCAGCTGCTGCTGATGATTTCTTCTCAAGCCTTGGCAGCCAACAATATCAATTTGGTAGCTTTAAGAAGTAA